The window TATGAGCGGCGCCGCCATCACGATCGCCGTCCTCTCGCTTGCTGCCGCACACACGCTCGGCATCGAGGTCGACATGCCGACGGCGCTGCTCCTCTGCGTCATCTCGACCGTCGGCGCCTGCGGCGCCTCGGGCGTTGCCGGAGGCTCGCTGCTCCTCATCCCCGTCGCCTGCTCGAGCTTCGGCATCCACAACGATGTCGCTATGCAGGTCGTCGGCGTCGGCTTCATCATCGGCGTACTGCAGGACTCGTGCGAAACGGCTCTGAACAGCTCCAGCGACGTCCTCTTCACCGCCACCGCCGAATTTGCCGAACGCGCCAAGGAAGGCACCCTCGAATCCACTGACCTCGTACCGCATCACGAAAGCTGAACGGCATACATACGAAAAGACCTCGGACTGCAAGTTCAAGTCCGAGGTCTTCTCATTTCATTATCGTTCCACACGAATGTCCTTGATGCCGTAATACTGACAAAGGCCATCCTTCGTCACGCCGTTGTCAAAGTCGACGAAGAAGACGTGGCGCAGAGCGCGATTTTTCAAAAGGATGGGTTTCATATAGGCGATCTCCTCGCCATTTTCTGCTGCCTGCTTGACGATGGCGAGGCGCACGTCGTTCTCCTGCTGCATCGCCGCCGTAATGAAGAGCGCAGCGGTCATCGTGAAGAGGCCGATGGATAGAGATGCCACCAGGAGCGTCTTCTTCGCGCGATTCCACAGGCAGTCGCGGACGACAGGATCGCGCAGCACGGCACAGGCGGCGATGAGGATCATGGCGACGGAGCTGAAAGTCGCCCGCGCCGGAAATGTCGGCGCGGCAATCATGACAAAGTTGTTGAAAAGCGCCAGCGCGATGAGGAACGTCGCATAGCGTGCTGCAGGAAAAGCATGGAGCACACTGCGCCACGGAACCGTTCGAGCACTGGCAAGCGTTTCATGCGAGAAACCCAGAGCACGCTTCAAGAGACTGTAGAAGAAGAAGATCGCGAGCCAATAGATCGCCATCTCCTCGAATCCTGCCATGACATTGGTAAAGTGCTCGACGGTGCGTGGCTTATCAAGCCCCAGCGGTGCGAGCACATGGGCGACGAGAAAATCGCGCAGCACATTGGCAAAGAAGCTGCCGTTGAAATAAGAAACGACGAGCAGAACAATGACGGCAAGGCAAAGCATCCTGCCCCAGCCAAAAGCTTGCCCGGAAGGTTCCGCCGTCTCACCGCCAGCCCTTGCATCCTCCGCAAGATGCAGTCGATAGATCCGTCCCGCGGCGATCAGCAGCAAGATGACGGGCAGGAGATAAAGTACCATCTCACCGTTTCCCGCAAACTGGTTGCCGATATGGGTGAAGATTCCTTTGCCGCTTCCCTGCGCGTCGTAGCGCACGAAATTACCGGGCGCCGCCACGAGCAGCACGAGTCCTGCGAGTGCGCCGAAAGCCCCCGCCGGCATCCAAAGGGGCAAGTCGCCCTTGCGCCTCGCCCACCAAGAAAGTCCCGCCGCCAATACGAACACCGTAACGGCAAGGTTTTCCACCGACCAACCCGCCAGGACGCCAAGCGCAAACATCGGCGCGATGAGCCAATGTCTTGCAGGCGTATCTCCCTTATCGATTGTTTTGCAATGAAGATTGTACGGCACGAGAAAGAGGGCGGCAAAAACAGACGACCAAAGGTAAACCGTCGACCCGCTCTTCCACACAGCTACTTCTCCAAAATGAGGAAGCGCGAGCCAGGCGAGAATTCCCATGACAGCTAGGAGCCCCGGCTCCTGCCAGAATCTCCAATCGCGTCGGGCATGAATCACAAGCAGCACAATAAAGGCAAGAAACACCAACGCATTGGCAAAATCAAAGAGCCCCTTCCCGCCCCACAGGAACAGATCGAGGCAGAATACCGTCACCATACGTCCACCGTGAAAGAGATAGTGACGCCAAAGAGATTCCACTACATCGGAAAAGGATATGATATGCTCATGCGTCAGCCAAATCATCGAGTAGTCATAATCATCACGATGCAATGGCATCAGATGATTGAGTCCATACATCAGCAGGAAGATAACAGCTGCCACGAGCACAGTACGCCAAAATTCATTACGTCTCATCCGAGCGACTCCCTTCCTCCCAAGAACTCGCGATCTGTCTCTCCAGAGGATCTGACGGCGTATACAAGATTTTTTTGCCATCGGCTTCTGCAACGAGATAAATCGGGCGTTGCTTGCTCTCCATAAAGACACGGCTCAAATACTCTCCCATAATTCCAAGGGAAAGCAACTGCACTCCGCCCAAAAAAAGCATCACCGTCATCAGCGTCGGATAACCAGCCACGGGATCGCCATAAAGCAGCGCATTGATAAGGACGACAAACATATAAGATATAGCGAGAAGCGAGACGGCCAGTCCCAAAAAAGTCGTCATACGCAAAGGCGCTGTTGTAAACGAGGTCAAACCTTCTACAGCGAGATTATAAAGTGCAAAATAATTCCAAGTCGTCTTTCCTGCCGCCCTCGGCTGCACATGGAACGAGAGTTCCTTCTTGCGAAAACCAATCCACGTGAAGAGCCCTTTCGTAAATCGCTGATTCTCGCGCATAAGGCGCAATGCAGCAACGCAGCGGCGATCCAAAAGGCGGAAATCTCCCACATTGCGTTGTATCTCACAGCGGCTGACAGCCTGAAGAATACGATAAAAAAGATTTGTCATCGTACGCTTAAAAACAGTCTCATCACTTCGATCCGTGCGCTTCATGCATACATCGTCATAACCCTTGCGCCACCAAGAAATCATCTCGGGAATACGCTCTGGCGGATGCTGGAGATCTGCATCCATGAGGATGACAGCATCTCCCTCGGCAGCATCAAGACCAGCCAGCATTGCTGACTCCTTACCAAAATTGCGTGAAAGACTTCTATAGTGAACATTCGGATCTCCTGCGGAAAGTTCCCGCAGGATCTGCAAGGTATCATCCGTACTTCCATCATCCACAAAAAGGCAGGAAAAAGAACAATCGTGCAAATCCCGCAGCACATTCGATAGCTTCGCATAAAACTGCCGCAAAACCTCTTGCTCATTGTAACAGGGAACAACGATCACGATCTTGTCCATGAATCTATATCATCCCCTTTCCCAATGCCTGAAAGTTCACGATCTCAACGCCCTCTTCTGCCGCCAGCTTCGCGACCTTCGGCGAGAGGATCGCGCCAAGCTCCGCTTCGAAGTCGTGCTGCCAACCCGAGGCGCGCACGATTTCCTCATTCGCC of the Selenomonas sputigena genome contains:
- a CDS encoding DUF6056 family protein — encoded protein: MRRNEFWRTVLVAAVIFLLMYGLNHLMPLHRDDYDYSMIWLTHEHIISFSDVVESLWRHYLFHGGRMVTVFCLDLFLWGGKGLFDFANALVFLAFIVLLVIHARRDWRFWQEPGLLAVMGILAWLALPHFGEVAVWKSGSTVYLWSSVFAALFLVPYNLHCKTIDKGDTPARHWLIAPMFALGVLAGWSVENLAVTVFVLAAGLSWWARRKGDLPLWMPAGAFGALAGLVLLVAAPGNFVRYDAQGSGKGIFTHIGNQFAGNGEMVLYLLPVILLLIAAGRIYRLHLAEDARAGGETAEPSGQAFGWGRMLCLAVIVLLVVSYFNGSFFANVLRDFLVAHVLAPLGLDKPRTVEHFTNVMAGFEEMAIYWLAIFFFYSLLKRALGFSHETLASARTVPWRSVLHAFPAARYATFLIALALFNNFVMIAAPTFPARATFSSVAMILIAACAVLRDPVVRDCLWNRAKKTLLVASLSIGLFTMTAALFITAAMQQENDVRLAIVKQAAENGEEIAYMKPILLKNRALRHVFFVDFDNGVTKDGLCQYYGIKDIRVER
- a CDS encoding glycosyltransferase family 2 protein translates to MDKIVIVVPCYNEQEVLRQFYAKLSNVLRDLHDCSFSCLFVDDGSTDDTLQILRELSAGDPNVHYRSLSRNFGKESAMLAGLDAAEGDAVILMDADLQHPPERIPEMISWWRKGYDDVCMKRTDRSDETVFKRTMTNLFYRILQAVSRCEIQRNVGDFRLLDRRCVAALRLMRENQRFTKGLFTWIGFRKKELSFHVQPRAAGKTTWNYFALYNLAVEGLTSFTTAPLRMTTFLGLAVSLLAISYMFVVLINALLYGDPVAGYPTLMTVMLFLGGVQLLSLGIMGEYLSRVFMESKQRPIYLVAEADGKKILYTPSDPLERQIASSWEEGSRSDET